A single window of Girardinichthys multiradiatus isolate DD_20200921_A chromosome 15, DD_fGirMul_XY1, whole genome shotgun sequence DNA harbors:
- the fam49a gene encoding CYFIP-related Rac1 interactor A isoform X2 has translation MGNLLKVLTREIENYPHFFLDFENAQPTEGEREVWNQVNSVLQDSESILTGLQAYKGAGQEIRDAIQNPNDLMQERAWNSVCPLVIKLKSFYSFSLRLEEALKSLLESLTCPPLTPTQHLEREQALAKQFAEILHFTLRFDELKMRIPAIQNDFSYYRRTISRNRINNMNLDIENEVNNEMANRMSLFYAEATPMLKTLSTATTNFVTENKTLPLENTTDCLSTMASVCKVMLETPEYSSRFSSEDTLLFCMRVMVGVIILYDHVHPNGAFNKSSKIDMKGCIKVLKDQPADNVEGLLNALKFTTKHLNDESTPKNIRTMLQ, from the exons ATGGGTAACCTGCTAAAAGTGCTTACAAGAGAAATAGAGAACTATCCGCACTTTTTCCTGGACTTTGAAA ATGCACAGCCGACAGAAGGAGAGCGCGAGGTGTGGAACCAGGTGAACTCAGTCCTGCAGGACTCTGAGAGCATCCTGACAGGTCTGCAGGCGTACAAAGGAGCGGGGCAGGAGATCAGAGAT GCGATCCAAAACCCCAACGACTTGATGCAGGAGCGAGCCTGGAACTCCGTCTGCCCGCTAGTCATCAAACTCAAATCGTTCTACAGCTTCTCCCTCAGACTAG AGGAGGCCTTGAAGAGTTTGTTGGAGTCGCTGACCTGCCCGCCCCTCACCCCCACTCAGCATCTGGAGAGGGAGCAGGCCCtggccaaacagtttgctgAGATCCTCCACTTCACTCTGCGCTTTGATGAACTCAAG ATGAGAATTCCTGCCATCCAGAATGACTTCAGCTACTACAGAAGGACCATCAGTCGAAACCGGATAAACAACATGAAT TTGGACATTGAAAATGAAGTCAACAATGAGATGGCCAACAGGATGTCTCTGTTCTACGCTGAGGCCACGCCTATGCTGAAAACACTGAGCACCGCTACAACAAACTTTGTGACGGAG AACAAAACTCTTCCTCTGGAGAACACGACGGATTGTCTCAGCACCATGGCCAGCGTCTGTAAGGTCATGCTGGAGACACC GGAATATTCGAGTCGCTTCAGCAGCGAggacacactcttgttttgcatGAGGGTGATGGTGGGAGTCATCATTCTTTATGACCATGTCCACCCTAACGGCGCTTTCAACAAGTCCTCCAAGATAGAT ATGAAAGGCTGCATAAAAGTGCTGAAGGACCAACCTGCAGATAATGTAGAAGGGCTCTTGAATGCTCTCAA ATTCACCACAAAACACCTGAACGACGAGTCCACTCCGAAGAACATCCGGACTATGCTCCAGTaa
- the fam49a gene encoding CYFIP-related Rac1 interactor A isoform X1, whose translation MGNLLKVLTCTELEQGPNFFLDFENAQPTEGEREVWNQVNSVLQDSESILTGLQAYKGAGQEIRDAIQNPNDLMQERAWNSVCPLVIKLKSFYSFSLRLEEALKSLLESLTCPPLTPTQHLEREQALAKQFAEILHFTLRFDELKMRIPAIQNDFSYYRRTISRNRINNMNLDIENEVNNEMANRMSLFYAEATPMLKTLSTATTNFVTENKTLPLENTTDCLSTMASVCKVMLETPEYSSRFSSEDTLLFCMRVMVGVIILYDHVHPNGAFNKSSKIDMKGCIKVLKDQPADNVEGLLNALKFTTKHLNDESTPKNIRTMLQ comes from the exons ATGGGGAATCTGCTGAAAGTGCTCACTTGTACAGAACTTGAACAGGGACCAAACTTTTTCCTTGACTTTGAAA ATGCACAGCCGACAGAAGGAGAGCGCGAGGTGTGGAACCAGGTGAACTCAGTCCTGCAGGACTCTGAGAGCATCCTGACAGGTCTGCAGGCGTACAAAGGAGCGGGGCAGGAGATCAGAGAT GCGATCCAAAACCCCAACGACTTGATGCAGGAGCGAGCCTGGAACTCCGTCTGCCCGCTAGTCATCAAACTCAAATCGTTCTACAGCTTCTCCCTCAGACTAG AGGAGGCCTTGAAGAGTTTGTTGGAGTCGCTGACCTGCCCGCCCCTCACCCCCACTCAGCATCTGGAGAGGGAGCAGGCCCtggccaaacagtttgctgAGATCCTCCACTTCACTCTGCGCTTTGATGAACTCAAG ATGAGAATTCCTGCCATCCAGAATGACTTCAGCTACTACAGAAGGACCATCAGTCGAAACCGGATAAACAACATGAAT TTGGACATTGAAAATGAAGTCAACAATGAGATGGCCAACAGGATGTCTCTGTTCTACGCTGAGGCCACGCCTATGCTGAAAACACTGAGCACCGCTACAACAAACTTTGTGACGGAG AACAAAACTCTTCCTCTGGAGAACACGACGGATTGTCTCAGCACCATGGCCAGCGTCTGTAAGGTCATGCTGGAGACACC GGAATATTCGAGTCGCTTCAGCAGCGAggacacactcttgttttgcatGAGGGTGATGGTGGGAGTCATCATTCTTTATGACCATGTCCACCCTAACGGCGCTTTCAACAAGTCCTCCAAGATAGAT ATGAAAGGCTGCATAAAAGTGCTGAAGGACCAACCTGCAGATAATGTAGAAGGGCTCTTGAATGCTCTCAA ATTCACCACAAAACACCTGAACGACGAGTCCACTCCGAAGAACATCCGGACTATGCTCCAGTaa